A single window of Channa argus isolate prfri chromosome 10, Channa argus male v1.0, whole genome shotgun sequence DNA harbors:
- the LOC137134500 gene encoding E3 ubiquitin-protein ligase TRIM21-like, whose protein sequence is MASARSLLPEENFLCSICLSVFTKPVSIPCGHNFCLDCITDYWNTTDTVVQCPLCKEMFSTRPMLRVNTIIAEMAEKFKQKVPDDISDDSEQAGNGHVLCGVCAGAKLEAVRSCLVCFMSYCDIHLEPHLKILALKKHKLIHPIENLESRICKTHAEPLELFCRADQIFVCESCKTSDHKNHKIVTLEEEAHMRNTQLGKKKKVTDKMIQARQQKIQQILNSLEASRNNAVKALSYSMHVMTAVVDYIKKCQAELTEVIETKQKKTETVAEGFIKELEGEIMQIKQKNLQLNQVSLVNDPLLFLENFLSLTITAPQVNDWSNVTLNSEQFAVQEALDKLQTTVLREISMLCDPDLKEKQTYAVDVTLDPDTANPCLTVSEDGKRVSHGDSKRNLPNKPERFDHVLNVLAKEGFSSGRFYYEVEVKDKTNWDLGVANHSINRKGDIRLSPKNGYWTVWLRKGQEFTANAGPAINLHVRQLPQKVGVFVDYEEGEVSFYDVDTRAKIFSFTGCNFTEKIFPFFSPCANDGGKNAAPLIITPVRYSS, encoded by the coding sequence ATGGCATCTGCAAGAAGTCTGCTGCCCGAGGAGAATTTTCTTTGTTCCATCTGTTTGAGTGTGTTCACTAAACCTGTGTCGATTCCCTGTGGGCACAACTTCTGCCTTGATTGCATCACCGACTACTGGAACACTACAGATACTGTAGTCCAATGTCCACTTTGTAAAGAGATGTTTTCCACCAGGCCAATGCTACGGGTTAACACTATCATTGCTGAGATGGCTGAAAAGTTCAAGCAAAAAGTTCCAGATGATATATCCGATGACTCCGAACAAGCAGGAAATGGACATGTGCTCTGTGGTGTCTGTGCAGGGGCAAAGCTCGAAGCCGTGAGGTCCTGTTTAGTGTGCTTTATGTCTTACTGTGATATACATCTGGAGCCTCACCTGAAAATTTTAGCTCTGAAGAAACACAAGCTTATCCACCCAATTGAGAATCTGGAGAGCAGGATATGCAAGACCCATGCTGAGCCTTTGGAGCTATTTTGCAGGGCGGATCAAATATTTGTATGCGAGTCCTGCAAAACCAGTGACCATAAAAACCATAAGATAGTGACTCTAGAGGAGGAGGCTCACATGAGAAACACccagctgggaaaaaaaaagaaggtcaCCGATAAGATGATTCAGGCTCGTCAGCAGAAAATTCAACAGATTCTAAACTCTTTGGAGGCCAGCAGAAATAATGCAGTGAAGGCGCTATCATACAGCATGCATGTGATGACTGCTGTGGTGGACTACATAAAGAAATGTCAAGCTGAGCTGACTGAGGTAATTGAGAcgaagcagaaaaaaactgaaacggTGGCAGAAGGCTTCATTAAAGAACTGGAGGGagaaattatgcaaataaagcagaaaaacttGCAGCTTAATCAGGTTTCACTTGTCAATGACCCCTTGTTGTTCCTTGAGAATTTCCTCTCTCTTACCATCACTGCACCCCAGGTTAACGACTGGTCCAATGTGACTCTCAACAGTGAACAGTTTGCAGTTCAAGAAGCCCTGGACAAGCTGCAGACAACAGTTCTGAGAGAAATAAGTATGCTGTGTGATCCTGACTTGAAAGAAAAGCAGACGTATGCGGTCGATGTAACTCTGGATCCTGATACAGCGAACCCATGTCTCACGGTTTCTGAGGATGGGAAACGGGTCTCACATGGAGATAGTAAGAGGAATCTCCCAAACAAACCAGAGAGGTTTGATCATGTCCTGAATGTCTTGGCAAAGGAGGGTTTCTCCTCAGGAAGGTTCTACTATGAGGTCGAGGTTAAAGACAAAACCAACTGGGATTTAGGAGTTGCAAACCATTCCATCAACAGGAAGGGGGACATACGATTAAGCCCCAAGAATGGATACTGGACTGTCTGGCTGAGGAAGGGACAGGAGTTTACAGCCAATGCCGGCCCTGCCATTAACCTCCATGTGAGGCAGTTACCTCAAAAGGTTGGGGTGTTTGTTGATTATGAAGAGGGTGAAGTTTCCTTCTACGATGTGGACACCAGGGCTAAAATCTTCTCCTTCACCGGATGCAACTTCACTGAGAAAATCTTTCCCTTCTTCAGCCCCTGTGCAAATGATGGAGGCAAAAATGCAGCCCCCTTGATCATAACCCCCGTGAGATACAGCAGCTGA